In the genome of Mastomys coucha isolate ucsf_1 unplaced genomic scaffold, UCSF_Mcou_1 pScaffold21, whole genome shotgun sequence, the window CACAGTATAATAGACATAATAGACAACACTTAAGAGAATATTTTCCTAGCAAGCTGTCTCTTCAGAGCACCTTTAATCTCATTGTTCCTGAGGCTGTAGATGAGAGGGTTCAACATGGGGATCACCACCATATAGAACACAGACACCACCTTGTTCTGGTCTGTGGAGAAGCTGGACTTGGGCATTGCATAAATGAATGTGATTGTCCCATAGAACAGAGTGActgcagtgaggtgggaggtgcAGGTGGAGAAGGCCTTGTGTCGACCCTCAGAGGAGCGCATCTTCAGGATGGTGATGAGGATGTAGGTGTAGGAGATGGCTATGACAAACACTGTGACTATAATGACAAAGGCAGAACAAAATGAGGCAGGAACTATAGGGACATCGCCACCTGAACAGGAGAGTTCTACCAATGGAGCCAAATCACAGAAAAAGTGATTGACTTTATTTGGTccacagaagaggagaggaaaaaaggaaagaagaaaggaggaagcatTAAGAAACCCACCAACATAAGACCCTACAATCAACTGGATACAGACTTGTGTAGACATTTTGGTGGAATAAAGCAGTGGGTTGCAGATTGCTATAAAACGATCATAAGCCATGGTGGCCAGAAGGAAGCATTCAACTGTTCCAAAAAAAGCACCTGAGCCAAGCTGGATGGTACACCCAAGGTAGGAGATTGAGCTTCTCTCCACCAGGAAGTTGACCAGCATATTGGGTGTGACAGAAGATGAGTAGCCTATGTCAACAGAAGCCAACTGGCtgagaaaaaagtacatggggCGATGGAGCTGGGAAGAGACTCTGATGAGAAGGATGGTGCTGAGGTTCCCAGACACAGTCACCAGGTAGATGCACAGGATGATCGTGAAGAGGACGACTTTAAGGACTGGGTCATCTGTTAAGCCCAATAAAATGAACTCAGTCACTGCAGTGTGGTTCCCATCCTCCAGGAAAGCCATGAATTATAGCTGCTGATAGATTAAGGCTGTGATGGAGACAGTTCAGGAAGAGATTTATAAATATGTAGCACCATTCTCATTGACTCGTATATGGatactattatatattttatatacacatataacatataataattatatacaatacttaattgtatataatgtgtatataatattGTGTATAATTGTATacaattaaatgttattaaatgtGCTCAAAGAGCCTTAAAGACAAGGGTTTTAAAAGGAATCATAAGTAGAACAAAGTGATTACAACATCTAAATACAGGGTTATATGGTAAAGATTACAGGAAGTTGTAACATTTCCTGAATGCTTACTAAATTTTTAGACTAGAAGTTAAGTTTCAAATATagagatattttaatttcaggagataatattatatacttttatttcttttattttataggcaAGGAAACTGAGTTTGAAAATGTTAAATTACATCAGTTTACACAGGAAGTGAATCAGGGTATCAGATTCAGGCAGTCTGAactcatttcattcattttggaACTGTATTGCAATTGAAATCATCATTCCAGTCAAGTAAACAATAGTCATAGAGATGCTGAGTAAATGGGAGCAGCTGGTTAACTCTTCAGCCTTCTGATGCACCAGCAAGGTGTCCCCTGTGTTGTGTATTGGCTAAGGGAGACAATGTTTTAGAACAAAATTTAAACTGAGAAGTCACATATCTTTCATAGAACAAAGGCAACTTAGAAAGGAACTTAAAGTTATAAATAAAGTCactatttacaattttaaaaatattttaatattttcaatgtagCCATAGTTTTCTGAAGTCATTTGAAATATCGTATGACTAATATTTCAAGTGTAACTATTAAGCTTTACTCAACAGCATTAAATCCTtttctgatgccatttttttttatttgaagtatGCTAGAGTTAAATTTGGTTTTTAACATGTTATGCAGATGATAAAACTTCCAGCTTATAAAGTTAAAAgtgttgctggagagatggctcagtggtttttgcagaggacctagatttacTTCCCATAACCCACATTGGAGATAGCCCAGCACTGCCTGCACCTCCAGTGGGGTTCAAGGTACCCACTTTGTCCTCCATGGACATCAGGCACTCACACTgtcacaaatacatgcacacctacatatacacataaaataaaaacatactcaGGATCACTCACCTATAAGGCAGGTTGAATCTCACCCCTGCCACAGtgctcccacccaccccaccctgacacaatttgtctttatttcctttttttgccCAAAGTGTCTTTTGTCTGGGATGCTGGAGCATCCATATAATCAATAGATGAAGCAAATTGTTCTAAAAGAAACTTATTATTAGGGGATCCTATGactactcttctggcctctgcaaattCCAAGTGTTTAAAATTGTTCACTATTTTAGTTTTATGGCAGAATGCTATTTTAACATAGTTAGAGACATGTGATTTTTGGATTTAGAGGTAGAAAACTGGCCATGCTGGTTTGCCCGTGTGAACTctacaatgaaaatttaatttaccACAGCTAAAGTTACTTTGTTACCTAACTTCTTGCTATATCTGCACTACTTACAAAGGACGGCTTTAAGATGCAGATACTATTTGAAGGAATAGTCCTCTTCAATGGTAAacagaaataatgtttatttataaaagcTCAAATCTTACCTGTTGAAAAGAAGAATCAATTTATCTTATGGTCATTATTATTGCATGGAGGCTATGCCATCTTTTATAAAGTTTGACTGAGGCTAAATCTCTGAAGTCAGAAATTCAAAAGTGAATTCAAATCCAGTAGGGAACAGGATCACAGCCTCAAGTGAATATTGAGTAGTTCAATTTGTATTAACACACTTAATTTTCAAGGATTCTATTTACCCTGAAATGTCTATTTTAAAGTAAGCaatgctatatttttatttaatgactaCAGTGAATAGAATACATGTTGTCCCATATGTAAATACTATTCCTAAGTTTACTTTGTTATTTCAGTTTAGCCCACCAGGCTCTGACGATTGTTTTGTTCCAAACTCAGGGTCACACAGATAGCcctacagaaaaacaaagcaaaaacctgtAAATATTGAGAACGAGATATGTACGGAAGAATGATGGCTGGCTAAGGTATGAAGAAAGTGGATTATGGGGAAggaatttattatatacataatgcATGTTTGaaatagacaaataaaatttattaattaaagatacaaaattgaaaatataaatatgtaataagtcttcattttataaataaatgttttatgataAATAAAGGGcattttacctttttctttttggttttttcaagatgGGTTTTCTCTGTGCAACAGCCCTGACTATACTCAAATTcacagtgatcttcctgcctctgcctcctgagtgctgggataaaagaaaTCCACCAATGCCacccagcttttttgttttttagaaatacAGGGGtggaaataacatttaaaatacataactTTTTATGGCCAAAGATGGAAAATGCATTCTTTCAATTTACATTAAACACTGAAGATAAGCTAATGAATAAAGTACTTTCCATGAATTTTAGATTTCCGAGAAAAAGGGAATAGGGAATAAACCAACTTTATAAACACAGATCATGCCAGGATGAAGAGATGGCCTGCAGTTTAGACACGTCTCCTCCGGCAGCAGAATGGAATTCAGTTGCAGCACCCActtcaggcagctcataactgcctttaactccagctccaggggatccttTGACTACTcgtctggcctccacacatatattatcttaattagggtttctattgctgtgatgaaacacatgACCAACAAGTAAGTTGGGAGGAAGGGCTTATTGGACTTACATTTCCACATGGTAGTCTATCCCTGAATGAAGTCAGgataagaactcaaacagggcaggaaccagcaggcaggagctgatgcagaggccatgagtgGGTACTGCTTATTGGCTCCcttcctatggcttgctcagccttctttcttatagaacctaggaccactaggtcaggggtggcaccacccacaaggggctgggtcctcccatcaatagctaattaagaaaatgctctacaggcttgcctgcagccagATCTTATGCAGGCATTTTTGTAATTGagtttccctcctctcaaatgactatagtttgcgtcaagttgacataaatttaGCCAGCACACATGGGActatatacatagacacagacacagacacatacacatacataagtaaaatgaaaagaagtagttaaacaaacaaacaaacaaacaaacaaatccagagCGTGGTGAGCAGAGTGTGGCAGGATAAGCAAACCAATGGTTTCACATGGCAGTAGAGGGTGACTAGTGCTTGGTTAAGCAGCCTAGTGAGAAAAATCCAGACACAGCAGGTGATACCGGAGTGAGAATGGCAGAGGACCCATTGATGCAAACAGGGGAGGAAAGGCTACcagacagaaaaaataaatgcaaaaaatccCAGTAACTTCAATACATTAAAAATGAGGCTACGGTAAGCTATGCAGAGACTCAGGCCAGGGAAAAATGAttgcattttactttttaaaagaaatgggaCAGTGATAGAAATATTTTCCAGCAGTGCAAGAtggtataatttatatatgtgtgttatgatGTGTAAATACAACCTGCCTTATCTTATGTTTGCCTTAAAATGTCCTTATTCTGCCACAAACAGAAAGTTTTCCTGGATATAGCACCCATGGCTGACAGTTATTTACTTTAGGGCTTGAACTATGTTACTCCACATTTTCCTGGCTTCCAGGGTTGCTGATGAAGACTCTGGTGCTCTTCTGACATGTTTGCCTTTGTACTTGAGTTCACATCTGTTCCTTAGAGAGtgtttaatacatattttttcctGTGCATTTTTGACATCTTGTAGTATAGTATGTTGTGGGGGAATTTCTGGTCTATGTGtgactatttggagttctaaaTCTCTCCTGTGCTTAGACGTCAGTTTCCCTGTCTAGATTCTAGGAGacttttcctttataattttatttaattgatcctctgtgtttttgttttttatttatctcagctccttcttctgTTCACTGTTTTGACTGTATGTTATAGTTCTTGTGGTTCTATTAATTTTTTCCTTGTTGCTGTCAGAAAATAGTGTTTTGCTGTCCTGCATTTCTGATACTCCTTTCCCTGCTGCACTGACTCGATTTGTGGTGCTTTCTAACAAGTCTTACCTTTGATTCACTGGCCTTCTCATTTCCAGcgtttctgcttttcttttttaaatctcttaacataatatttttattgattctttgggaatttcacattaCATACCCCGATCATATTCTCTTCCTAGTCCTTCCCTGTCCTCCCCTTACCCTTGTCCACcccaggaaataaacaaacaaacaaagaaaaaatgttcaatTTGTGTTATTTCTTCACTGGGGCCCCGGACAAACACCCAGTGGCTTGTTTTCTAGATGGAGCTTAGTCCTTCTTCGCCTGCATCCCTGTTGGAAGTAATCTGTTGAGGGTGACATTCCAGCACCCTATCACagtttttaagagttttttttcaTGTAGTTTCCTGTCGAGGCTGTTACTATAATTGCTGGGAGGTTGGGGTAGAGATAGGCATTGCCACTGAAGCCTTCCATGTTCCTTTTTCTCAATTATGCATTTACCACCATCGATGTCACTGGGAAGGTAGTTTATTTGCTCATTAAGGACTGTGGAGCATGGATGCTGGGCTTCCACCTGGTTTCTGGTGTGAGCACAGACAATGAATAGGGCTCACAGTAGTAGTAGGGCCAGGAAATGGATAAGCCCTCTAATTCAGCTGGGATCAGAAACATCAACATGGCTTGCAGTTGCAGCATAAACCATAGAAGTCTACCTGACATTGTGTGGCAACATGGGCCacggacatcaacacagacccagCTGCAGTAGGATAAAGGACCCAGACATTTCCCTCTGTGGCAACATGGCTGTCACCATGGCCTTAGGTGGCAGTGTATGCCACTCAGATCTTTATAGCCTCTGGCAGCAGCATGGCCTGTGAACAACAAGGGTTCAGGctgcagcacagaccacagacctCCTCGTGGTCTTCAGTAGTAGCATAGGCTATGGAGATCAGCTTTGCTAAAGTTTTCTGTAAGGTTggtaactttattattattattattatttattttttaaagctttatttatttatttatttatttatttatttatttatttatttatttatttgagtacactgtagttgtacagatggttgtgagccttcatatggttgtgcTAAGTTGAATTTTTTGGACCCCTGCTGACTGCGGTCAACTCgtcttgctcagtccctgcttgctccggcccaaagatttatttattattataaataagtacactgtagctgtcttcagacacaccagaagaaggcttcagatctctttttgggtggttgtgagccaccatgtggttgctgggatttgaactcaggatcttcagaagagcagtcagtgctcttacctgctgagccatctcaccatcccaaGGTTGGTAACTTTTTTATCGATACTGCCTGTGttctcattcatttttcttctgttactgAGTTTTCTCTCAGGATCTGTGACTGAATTTATCTGCTTATATGCATATTCCTCCATCTAAGtcattaatcatttttttaatccaGTAAACTTTTTGAAGTCTTCAGCATTTATCTATTTTAGTGTCTTCAAGTTTAGTGGTTGAAGAGATAAGCTCTCCTAGAGCAATCATGCTACCTTGCTGAACCATGTCTCCTGGGTTCCTGTGCTACAATTTGTGCACCTTATGGTTTTAAAAGTTTTGAGAAGATATTCTTACTGAGTAGTATACTGTTAAAGGATCCATGCTCAATAGCACTTTGAGAGAAAATAAACCATTGAAACAGTAACATCATATCTTTTAAGACATAGAAATATACCTAAAATGAACTAAAACCTGCTAAGTCAACACCAAACACCATAAGCAGAAAATGATAAACCACTGCAGAGCAtgctatgaaattaaaaattatttatgataagtggagaaataataaatgaaggAGACAGATGAAGGGGGCTGGGAAAGTGgggaaatagagaagaaatagGGTTAAGcaaagaaaggggaaatggaagcttcaatgaaggagaaaagagaaaaatattagtgaaaagaaaaagaagccacgCTTGGCGCAGCAGGAAGCAGCGGCAGACGCAGCCCGAGTTCCCGGCGCCGGTCTCGGCTCCAAGTCTTCTCCGGCTGCCGTCATGCTTGACTTCTTCACCATCTTCTCGAAGGTCGGGCTTGTGCTCTGGTGTTTCCAGGGCAGGAGCGACTCGTGCACCGGGCCTGTCAACGCGTAGATTCGTTCCGTACTACTGCAGGAACCGGAAGGTAACAACTCTTTCACTCATAAGGCTCTCACACTCAAGTATAAACTGGACAACCAGTTTGAGCTGGTGTTTGTGGTTGGCTTTCAGAAGATCCTCACACTGACTTATGAAGACAAATTGATAGATGATGTGCTGTTCCGGGATAAGTACCGCACAGAGATCCAACAACAGAGTGCCTTAAGTCTATTGAATGGCACTTTTAATTTCCAAAAAGACTTCCTGCGGCTCCTTAGTGAAGCAGAGGAGAGCAGTAAGATCCGTGCTCCCACTACCATGAAGAAATTTGAAGATTCTGAAAAAGCTAAGAAACCTGTGAGGTCCATGATTGAAACACGGGGGGGAAAAGAccaaggaaaaaagcaaaaaacaacaaaaaaagggggCCAAAAAGGAAGGTTCTAATGGCCCTTTGGCTACCAGCAAAACAGCTTCCACATAAAAGTCAAGTCTCCCAGTGGGACCTGAGAATGGAGAACTTTCCAAAGAGGAGCTGATACGTAGGAAGAGAGAGGAGTTCATTCAGAAGCATGGGAAGGGTCTGGACAAATCCAGTAAGTCTACAAAGTCAGATATTCCAAAGGAGAAGGGCAAAAAAGCACCCCGGGTGTGGGAACTAGGTGGCTGTGCTAACAAGGAAGTCTTGGATTACAGTACTCCCACCACCAATGGGACTCCAGAGGCAGCCCTTTCTGAAGATATCAACTTGATTCAAGATCTAGATTGCAGCAGCTCAGATGATGAAGGGGCCACTCAAAATACCAAACCTAGTGCTACCAAGGGAACACTGGGTGGCATGTTTGGGATGCTGAAGGGTCTGGTGGGTTCTAAGAGCTTGAGTCGAGAAGACATGGAATCTGTGCTAGACAAGATGCATGATCATCTCATTGCTAAGAATGTGGCTGCTGACCTTGCTGTCCAGCTCTGTGAATCTGTTGCCAACAAGTTAGAAGGGAAAGTGATGGGGACATTTAGCACTGTGACTTCGACAGTCAAGCAAGCTCTACAGGAGTCTCTGGTACAGATCCTGCAGCCACAGCGTCGTGTAGACATGCTCTGGGATATTATAGATGCCCAACGTCGCCAGCGCCCTTATGTTGTTACCTTCTGTGGTGTTAACAGAGTGGGGAAGTCTTCTAATCTTGCCAAGAtttccttttggcttttagaATGGCTTTAGTGTCCTCATTGCTGCTTGTGATACATTTCTGGGCTGGGGCTGCTGAGCAGCTTCGTACACACACCAGGCATCTGACTGCCCTCCATCCCCCAGAGAAGCATG includes:
- the LOC116102755 gene encoding olfactory receptor 469 isoform X2; the encoded protein is MAFLEDGNHTAVTEFILLGLTDDPVLKVVLFTIILCIYLVTVSGNLSTILLIRVSSQLHRPMYFFLSQLASVDIGYSSSVTPNMLVNFLVERSSISYLGCTIQLGSGAFFGTVECFLLATMAYDRFIAICNPLLYSTKMSTQVCIQLIVGSYVGGFLNASSFLLSFFPLLFCGPNKVNHFFCDLAPLVELSCSGGDVPIVPASFCSAFVIIVTVFVIAISYTYILITILKMRSSEGRHKAFSTCTSHLTAVTLFYGTITFIYAMPKSSFSTDQNKVVSVFYMVVIPMLNPLIYSLRNNEIKGALKRQLARKIFS
- the LOC116102755 gene encoding olfactory receptor 469 isoform X1 encodes the protein MYQVKCVTVENRRELPTVGIVSKQMETGNHTMVTEFIILGLTEDPTLSFVLFTIILCIYLVTVSGNLSTILLIRVSSQLHRPMYFFLSQLASVDIGYSSSVTPNMLVNFLVERSSISYLGCTIQLGSGAFFGTVECFLLATMAYDRFIAICNPLLYSTKMSTQVCIQLIVGSYVGGFLNASSFLLSFFPLLFCGPNKVNHFFCDLAPLVELSCSGGDVPIVPASFCSAFVIIVTVFVIAISYTYILITILKMRSSEGRHKAFSTCTSHLTAVTLFYGTITFIYAMPKSSFSTDQNKVVSVFYMVVIPMLNPLIYSLRNNEIKGALKRQLARKIFS